The following proteins come from a genomic window of Proteiniphilum propionicum:
- the gmk gene encoding guanylate kinase, protein MAKLIIFSAPSGSGKSTLVRFLLSQGLNIQFSISATSREPRGDEKDGVEYYFLSPDEFRRRINNNEFLEYEEVYDNKFYGTLKSEVDRILEEGKNVVFDVDCVGGLNIKNIYNNQALSVFIMPPSVEVLRERLEKRGTDEPEVIENRLAKAEYEMSFAPQFDVIVSNDDYDKARAEILKLVTDFIEE, encoded by the coding sequence ATGGCCAAACTAATCATTTTTTCAGCACCTTCAGGCTCAGGTAAATCGACACTTGTGCGTTTTCTTTTGTCACAGGGACTGAACATTCAGTTTTCCATCTCGGCTACCAGCCGCGAACCACGCGGGGATGAGAAAGATGGTGTAGAATATTATTTCCTGTCACCCGACGAGTTCCGCAGGCGCATAAACAACAACGAGTTCCTAGAATATGAGGAGGTTTATGACAATAAATTCTATGGTACTCTGAAAAGCGAGGTGGACCGCATTCTAGAAGAAGGCAAGAATGTGGTTTTCGATGTTGACTGTGTAGGTGGGCTCAACATTAAAAATATATACAATAACCAGGCATTGAGTGTTTTTATTATGCCTCCGTCGGTAGAGGTACTACGCGAAAGGCTTGAAAAACGAGGTACCGACGAACCGGAAGTCATTGAGAACCGGTTGGCAAAAGCTGAATATGAAATGAGTTTTGCTCCGCAATTCGATGTAATAGTGAGCAATGACGATTACGACAAGGCAAGGGCTGAGATTCTGAAACTGGTCACCGACTTTATTGAAGAGTGA
- a CDS encoding YicC/YloC family endoribonuclease: MTHSMTGYGKAVVELPNKKVTVEIKSLNSKQFDLSIRMPAVYREKEITLRNNLSHSLERGKIDLNINVDVISRDVSSKIDFNTLSQYHREIRDHALEMNVSPPQDWFSILLRLPDVMKQDTEEPDNVEWESIGKAIERAVDDVIAFRKQEGEMLAKVLTEKIERISALLIAVEPFETERVDKIKSRIYDELNNLEGIEFDKNRFEQEMIYYIEKLDVSEEKNRLAHHLKYFTETLNGSRSQGKKLGFIAQEIGREINTLGSKSNQSDMQCIVVQMKDELEQIKEQVLNVL; this comes from the coding sequence ATGACACATTCAATGACAGGATACGGCAAAGCAGTTGTCGAACTCCCTAACAAAAAAGTAACTGTCGAGATTAAGTCCTTGAACAGCAAGCAGTTTGATCTATCTATACGTATGCCGGCAGTTTACCGGGAAAAAGAGATCACACTGCGTAATAACCTTTCACATAGCCTGGAACGAGGTAAGATCGATCTTAATATAAATGTGGATGTTATCTCCAGGGATGTATCCTCAAAGATAGATTTCAATACACTGAGCCAGTATCACAGAGAAATAAGGGACCATGCCCTCGAAATGAACGTTTCTCCTCCCCAGGACTGGTTCTCAATACTATTACGCCTTCCTGATGTAATGAAACAGGATACGGAAGAGCCCGACAATGTGGAATGGGAATCTATAGGGAAAGCAATTGAACGTGCAGTAGATGATGTCATTGCCTTTCGCAAACAGGAAGGGGAGATGCTGGCGAAGGTACTGACTGAAAAAATTGAACGGATTAGCGCCCTGCTTATTGCAGTAGAACCTTTTGAAACAGAACGCGTTGATAAGATAAAAAGTAGAATCTATGACGAACTTAACAACCTTGAAGGGATTGAATTCGACAAGAACCGTTTTGAACAGGAGATGATCTACTACATTGAGAAGCTGGATGTGAGCGAGGAAAAAAACCGCCTTGCCCATCATCTTAAATATTTCACAGAAACGCTAAACGGCTCACGTTCCCAGGGTAAAAAGCTTGGGTTCATTGCCCAGGAGATAGGGCGCGAGATAAACACCCTGGGTTCCAAATCAAATCAATCGGATATGCAATGTATTGTTGTGCAGATGAAGGATGAGCTGGAGCAGATTAAGGAACAGGTTTTAAATGTATTGTAA